The segment AGCCCCTTTTGATGTGATCGTTTCAGGATTTGCCATTCATCATCAACCTGATCACAGAAAACAACAAATCTATCAGGAAATTTATGATTTATTGAAACCAGGAGGATTATTTCTTAATCTAGAACATATTGCTTCAAGATCAAAACTCGGAGAAACAGCTTTTGATGAACTGTTTATTGACTCTCTTTATGCTTTTCATCAACACAATGGCTCCACTAAATCACGGGAAGAAATCGATCAAGAATATTATAATCGTGCTGATAAAACCGCTAATATACTCACTTTAGTAGAGATTCAATGTGATTGGCTCAGAGACATTGGTTTTGGTGATGTAGACTGTTTTATGAAATTATTTGAAATTGCTTTATTTGGAGGAGTTCGTGCTAAAATTAGTTAATAATTAAGAGAAGTCGTGTTATTCTATGTTAAAAATAACTTTTGACTTTTTGAATGAATCCGCCGATTGTTTACCATCCCCAATATGTTGCTCCTATCCCTGATGAGCATCGCTTTCCGATGCTCAAATTTCGACTACTTTATGAACTATTATTATCTGATAGTATTGCTGAACCTAAAAATATTTATACCCCAGAATTTCCAGAATTAGGTTTAATTGAATTAGTGCATACAGCCGAATATATTAATGCTTATTGTCAGGGAACTCTCGATGTAAAATCTCAAAGACGTATCGGTTTACCCTGGAGTCAAGAATTAGTTCAACGGACGTTAATTGCGGTAGGTGGGACAATTTTAACAGCAAAATTAGCCCTACAATATGGCTTAGCGAGTAATACCGCCGGGGGAA is part of the Rippkaea orientalis PCC 8801 genome and harbors:
- a CDS encoding class I SAM-dependent methyltransferase is translated as MSKLPVHKDYKVWQNSDISKTFLEGVRGAIPLAKEQIDVMLRLINLTQPNVDKFLDLGCGNGILGKAIYQNYPTAKGFFIDISDTMIEAAKNTLNSDYESKFIIEDFSQNTWINCIIQEAPFDVIVSGFAIHHQPDHRKQQIYQEIYDLLKPGGLFLNLEHIASRSKLGETAFDELFIDSLYAFHQHNGSTKSREEIDQEYYNRADKTANILTLVEIQCDWLRDIGFGDVDCFMKLFEIALFGGVRAKIS